The window AACACTAACACAACACAACTAATATTTCACAGCCATCTTAAGCCAATACAAATTTCTTGACAGTCAATTGACATTAGCTtgatttcaataaatatatcGATAAACATTATAATTTTTCCGTAAGTTTGCCTAATATCGGTAGCTGGtaaattagaaaaaatatACGGAAATATCTCAGTTATTTAGAGTATGTAATCAGATCCAAGGATAAAACAGAtaactttaaattttataatggCCTGGGTCTTTTAAACGTCCTCTATTTATTAATCTTGATCGGAAATAAAATCGATTTTTATAGACAGACTGTTAAGATGGTTGACAATCAATCTTTTGGTAATGTTCTTCGTCAAAAATGAGgcaagttttcttttattatgtTTAAAAAGTTCCTGACATTGGTATCCGAGTTTTTAAGTTAAATAAAAGacgcaatttttttttttattatatgtatatattgtttataaaataaatatttctttaattaaataatttctcaacaacaaattttggaATACTTTTTTGGCCTCCCCGTAAGGAGGTTCACGCCTCATCACATTTGTATACGAAATGAAATTTGGAGAAAACTTATGATAAATTAAAATTGGTATTTTTTGTCAGAcggtataaaaaattaataaaataataaataatttggtTAAAGTTTATGGCAGTTAACAGAAGTTGATGGAGCAAAGTACATTCTGATTAGTTATCAATATCAACTTTCAGCTTCAAATTTGTGGGTAATTCATCGTAGGCGAAATGAGGTACTCGGTCTGCAATGACAAGGAGAAGAATGTATGTCAAATAAGTGATTTAATTTATCAATATTACTTACTATTGCATCTGTAGATCAAATTCGACCATATTATCATCTGTtgggagaaacaaaaaacacccAAACGTCCACCTTTCAGGGTTGAATCGTAGACATTTCCCGAGTCCAAAACCAAGTCAAGGCCTTGATACATTCTGTTCGGGATGTTCAAAGTGAGATGAAATGCTTTCCTAGTGAAACAGTTCAAATAAGTCTTACCTTAATCTTATTAGCCCAATGTTAGGTCTATGAAGAAGAGACCAACGATATGAGGTATTTTCTGTCCATCCTTTTTTGTCGGGATGATGCCAGAGAAGTTTGGCCTCTCCAGACGTATCGCCCGTATGCCATAAACTGTTTCTCATCATAGGGCCAGGACCTGAGGTGCTGTTTATCAGTTTGATTTGTATGCCCGGCTCGCCGTAGGCTGTGAATGGCCTACTTTCCCAGTAGGTCTGAAAGCCCTTCTTCCATTCGACCACATAGAATTTTCTATTGCTTTGGAAACTGAATATAAATCCTACAAAATCGTCGTCCCACATATCGGTCACATGAAAAGTCCCTTCGAAATCAACTCCACCAAAGACATCGCTGCCCACTGCCAATCCTGGATCTGAGTTAAGGGTCTGGACAATCTCCGATCCATTCGCATGCACCTCCCAATGCGGATCGGCTTGTGAATTTTCCACAGGATCTAATAGAATCGTTCGTAATGTACGGAAATCCGTGCGATGTATCATCGAGTTATTGGGGCAATTGTCTATACCATTTGGTGTTCCATCTAAATCTTCATCATCTTCGCATATGTCTCCTTTTCCATTGCGATTAATATCTGTTTGATTAGCATTAAAAGCTAAAGGACAATTATCCCGATAGTTTGGAATGCCATCACCATCGATATCATCATCACAGACATCGCCTTTACCATCATGATCTGTGTCTAGCTGGTCAGAATTACTAACCATCGGACAATTGTCTTTCGAATCCTGAACGCCATCGTCGTCATTGTCATAAATACTGTGGCAGGCGTCGCCCACCAGGTTCATGTCACGATCCTCCTGCAAGAATATTCTGATGAGTACTTCTATCGCATCAAATCGGAATTGTTTCTTACCTGTTTGGGATTAGGAATTGTTGGACAATTATCGCAAGCATCCCCCACACCATCTTGATCCACATCGGATTGATTCTGATTACTGTGCAAAGGGCAGTTGTCAAGTTGATTCAAAATGGAATCGTTGTCTATGTCGTCATCACATTCATTGCCAATTCCATCATTGTCGGCATCGATCTGCCTGGCATTAGATATAGAAACGCAATTATCGCAGGCATCTCCTACTCCATCATTATCCGTGTCCTGCTGGCCAATGTTATATACAAATGGACAATTATCctgtttattaaaaacttgATCACCATCGGCATCATCGTCGCAGCCATCTCCAAAGCCATCTTTGTCGGCATCTTCCTGTCCTGAATTCGGCAAATAAGGGCAGTTATCCTGACGACAACGCGTGTCCACACAGTCAAGTGCTTGATCCGGCCAGCCGTCGAGATCCCGATCGCTGGCGCACAATGTGCCATTACCAGCCCATCCCACTTTGCAGCGACATTCATATTTGTAATTATCC is drawn from Drosophila willistoni isolate 14030-0811.24 chromosome 2R unlocalized genomic scaffold, UCI_dwil_1.1 Seg167, whole genome shotgun sequence and contains these coding sequences:
- the LOC26529770 gene encoding cartilage oligomeric matrix protein: MGFYPYFQCISCQKGQQINGTTCQDVDECEIYRPCHDSAMCTNLNPGFRCGPCPPGMDGIHVHGYSADYLSVEFQKQTCEDIDECKMDLFRCPENSSCLNSIGSYSCPCHDGFVSDGPFSCLTAFDACQKLSNCSQNGECVLVDNYKYECRCKVGWAGNGTLCASDRDLDGWPDQALDCVDTRCRQDNCPYLPNSGQEDADKDGFGDGCDDDADGDQVFNKQDNCPFVYNIGQQDTDNDGVGDACDNCVSISNARQIDADNDGIGNECDDDIDNDSILNQLDNCPLHSNQNQSDVDQDGVGDACDNCPTIPNPKQEDRDMNLVGDACHSIYDNDDDGVQDSKDNCPMVSNSDQLDTDHDGKGDVCDDDIDGDGIPNYRDNCPLAFNANQTDINRNGKGDICEDDEDLDGTPNGIDNCPNNSMIHRTDFRTLRTILLDPVENSQADPHWEVHANGSEIVQTLNSDPGLAVGSDVFGGVDFEGTFHVTDMWDDDFVGFIFSFQSNRKFYVVEWKKGFQTYWESRPFTAYGEPGIQIKLINSTSGPGPMMRNSLWHTGDTSGEAKLLWHHPDKKGWTENTSYRWSLLHRPNIGLIRLRMYQGLDLVLDSGNVYDSTLKGGRLGVFCFSQQMIIWSNLIYRCNNRVPHFAYDELPTNLKLKVDIDN